In a single window of the Magnolia sinica isolate HGM2019 chromosome 7, MsV1, whole genome shotgun sequence genome:
- the LOC131251750 gene encoding uncharacterized protein LOC131251750, giving the protein MMRSAIRLSSNSSRRIFPSHPIHRFFSTETVTQPQSPFPPRQNPFQHQEETVAAAPPGKEEHTHQQPRNARRVVGGDYQSEQARVLQAALRHVVKLGWGEAALISGARDVGLSPSVVGSFARKEAALIEYFMDDCLQKLIDRIDEEEDLTNLILSKRLAKLIRIRLEMQAPYISKWPQALSIQAQPPNITTSFKQRAMLVDEIWHAAGDHASDIDWYVKRTVLGGIYSTSEVYMVTDHSPEFRDTWSFLDRRIKDAFDLQKTIQEATYLAEAVGAGMGSSLQGFMKRVFQG; this is encoded by the exons ATGATGCGATCTGCGATCCGCCTCTCGTCCAATTCCAGCCGTCGAATCTTTCCGTCCCACCCAATCCACCGTTTCTTCTCAACAGAGACCGTTACTCAACCCCAATCCCCATTCCCGCCACGCCAAAACCCTTTCCAGCACCAAGAAGAAACAGTAGCGGCAGCACCACCGGGAAAGGAAGAGCACACGCATCAGCAGCCTCGCAACGCCAGGCGAGTAGTTGGAGGGGACTACCAATCCGAGCAAGCCCGCGTGCTACAGGCTGCCCTCCGCCATGTA GTTAAATTGGGGTGGGGTGAAGCTGCATTGATTTCAGGGGCGAGGGATGTTGGTCTCTCTCCGTCCGTTGTGGGTTCTTTCGCTCGGAAAGAAGCCGCACTCATAGAG TATTTCATGGATGACTGCCTGCAAAAATTGATCGATAGAATCGATGAGGAAGAGGACCTGACAAACCTGATACTCAGCAAACGCCTCGCAAAGCTCATCCGCATTCGCTTAGAAATGCAGGCACCTTACATATCAAAGTGGCCTCAGGCACTCAGCATTCAG GCACAACCACCAAACATTACTACTAGCTTTAAACAGCGGGCCATGCTGGTTGATGAAATTTGGCATGCTGCCGGGGACCATGCCTCCGACATTGATTGGTATGTGAAACGTACTGTTCTTGGGGGAATATACTCGACGTCTGAGGTATACATGGTGACTGATCATTCTCCAG AATTCCGTGATACATGGTCATTCTTGGACCGTCGGATCAAAGACGCATTCGATCTCCAGAAAACCATTCAAGAG GCAACTTATTTGGCAGAAGCTGTTGGAGCTGGAATGGGGAGCTCATTGCAGGGGTTCATGAAGAGGGTGTTCCAGGGATGA
- the LOC131252178 gene encoding pollen receptor-like kinase 3 gives MAVHHIPSPPILFFLLLSFSPLLTSALSDSDALLKLKGSFENANSLESWSSDSEPCTNNTSWVGIICFHGIVTGLRLGRMGLSGKIDIDALLQFPGLRTISFIGNQFDGPIPSFNQLGALKSIYLSRNRFSGEIPSDFFSNMASLKKLWLDSNDFSGPIPESVSMLPRLKELHLENNRFLGRIPSSIGELPLLNSFNVSNNELEGRIPAGLEKIDASAFAGNVGLCGAQVGEECNNEGKQAPEGKSSNGVVVFMVLVLFLLLLVVTVVRQARKKRASDFSALERDIAEVEEEGASSTHRESRHKRESVRKESRPVPVVAELVVVNDEKGAFGLTDLMKAAAEVLGAGGLGSAYKAVMAGGRAVVVKRLREMDRIGNDGFEEEMRRLGRLRHPNVLPLLAFHSRKEEKLLVLEFAPRGSLLYLLHGDRGQDHADLNWPTRLKIIGGIARGMAYLHAELAHSDLPHGNLRSSNVLLGNDFEPLITDYGYFPLVAPLQATQSLLAYKAPESIQYNHVSPKSDVFCLGILILEIITGKFPSLYLSHGKGGTDLVEWVSTAVTDHRESQLYDPEILGPDGPHAGMERLLHLGLSCANVDPTQRPTMREATKRIEEIVTEEGCGQDQRGAYVAQASLKDGHGEMSSGGPDQG, from the exons ATGGCCGTCCATCACATTCCCTCCCCACccatcctcttcttcctcctcctttcCTTTTCTCCTCTCCTCACGTCGGCATTGTCAGATTCCGACGCCCTCCTTAAGCTCAAAGGCTCATTCGAGAATGCCAACTCGCTCGAGTCATGGAGCTCCGACTCAGAGCCTTGCACCAACAACACCTCATGGGTTGGAATCATTTGCTTCCACGGCATCGTCACCGGACTCCGGCTCGGCCGGATGGGTCTCTCAGGGAAGATCGACATTGACGCACTGCTTCAGTTTCCAGGCCTTCGCACcatcagcttcatcggaaaccAGTTCGACGGCCCCATTCCGAGCTTCAATCAGCTCGGCGCGTTGAAATCTATATACCTATCGAGAAACCGATTCTCCGGCGAGATTCCGTCGGATTTCTTCTCGAACATGGCGTCTCTCAAGAAGCTCTGGCTCGACAGTAACGATTTCTCAGGACCCATTCCAGAATCAGTCTCGATGCTACCCCGCTTGAAGGAGTTGCACCTCGAGAACAACCGCTTCTTGGGGAGAATCCCTTCATCGATCGGAGAACTTCCATTGCTGAATTCCTTCAACGTGTCGAATAATGAATTGGAAGGCAGAATCCCTGCAGGCCTGGAGAAAATAGACGCGAGCGCGTTCGCAGGAAACGTTGGGCTCTGCGGTGCCCAGGTGGGGGAGGAGTGTAATAACGAAGGGAAGCAAGCTCCAGAAGGGAAATCCTCAAATGGGGTAGTAGTCTTCATGGTTCTGGTTCTGTTCTTATTGCTGCTGGTGGTGACGGTGGTGAGACAAGCTAGGAAGAAGCGAGCTAGCGATTTCAGCGCTCTGGAACGGGATATTGCAGAGGTGGAGGAGGAAGGAGCTTCTTCTACGCATCGCGAGTCACGGCATAAAAGGGAGTCGGTGAGGAAGGAGTCGAGGCCGGTGCCTGTGGTTGCGGAGCTGGTGGTGGTGAATGATGAGAAGGGCGCGTTCGGGCTCACGGACCTGATGAAGGCGGCAGCGGAGGTGTTGGGAGCTGGCGGGCTTGGGTCTGCTTACAAGGCGGTGATGGCGGGTGGGAGGGCGGTGGTGGTGAAGAGGTTGAGAGAGATGGATAGGATCGGGAATGATGGGTTCGAGGAGGAGATGAGAAGACTCGGGCGGCTGCGGCATCCGAACGTATTGCCTTTGCTGGCGTTTCATTCAAGGAAGGAGGAGAAGCTTCTGGTGTTGGAGTTCGCGCCGCGGGGAAGCTTGCTGTATCTCTTACATG gcgaTCGAGGACAAGACCACGCGGACCTAAACTGGCCCACCCGCTTAAAAATCATCGGTGGGATCGCACGTGGGATGGCCTACCTACACGCGGAACTCGCCCACTCGGACCTGCCACATGGCAATCTCAGATCGTCCAACGTTCTCCTCGGCAACGATTTCGAGCCGTTGATCACAGATTACGGATACTTCCCTCTAGTAGCCCCCTTGCAAGCAACCCAGTCGTTGCTGGCCTACAAGGCCCCGGAATCCATCCAGTACAATCACGTGTCTCCAAAATCCGATGTCTTCTGCCTCGGGATTCTCATTCTCGAGATCATCACCGGTAAATTCCCATCACTGTATCTCAGCCATGGAAAGGGTGGGACCGATCTTGTGGAGTGGGTCTCAACGGCCGTGACGGATCATAGAGAATCCCAACTGTATGATCCTGAGATATTGGGCCCTGATGGACCACATGCCGGCATGGAACGGCTCCTGCACCTCGGCCTATCGTGCgccaatgtggaccccacacagcgtCCCACCATGCGGGAGGCCACCAAGAGGATCGAGGAGATCGTCACCGAAGAAGGGTGCGGCCAGGATCAACGTGGGGCCTACGTGGCCCAGGCGTCGTTAAAGGACGGACACGGTGAGATGTCTAGTGGGGGCCCAGATCAAGGATAA